Below is a genomic region from Methylobacterium sp. FF17.
TGCGAATGCGCTCGACATTGGCGACGGACGTACCGCCGAACTTCATCACCAGACGGGGCATGTTCTCACCAGACGGGGCCTGTCGCGTCCGCGTCGAATCGCGTCGCCATGCGATCCGGCGGGCCTCGGGTGGGATCGTCCCACCGGCAGGGCCTGCCGCGTCGCTTGGCTGCTGTACCGGACAGGGCTTCGGCGGGTACAAGGGCCGCCCTGGCGTGTCAACAATCCGGCGCGCCACCAGCGCGAGAGAGACGCCGAGATCATGACCGGACCCACAGGCGCCTCCATCGACCGTGACGAGGTCGCCCGCTTCGAGGCCATCGCGGCGACGTGGTGGGACGAGGCCGGGCCGATGCGGGTTCTGCACCGCTTCAACCCCGTGCGGCTCGCCTATGTGCGCGACACCGCCTGCCGGCATTTCGGGCGCGACCCCCGCCGACCCCTGGCCCTGGAGGGCCTGACCCTGGTGGATATCGGCTGCGGCGGCGGTGTGCTGTCGGAGCCCCTGGCGCGCCTCGGGGCACGGGTCACGGGGCTCGATCCGGCTCCCACCAACGTGAAGGTGGCGCAGGCGCATGCCGACGCGGAGGGCGTCCCGGTCGATTACCGGGCGCGGACGATCGAGGACGTGGTGGCGGGCGGCGAACGCTTCGACATCGTGCTCGCCATGGAGGTGGTGGAGCACGTGGTCGACATGCCGGCCTTCGTGGCGCAGGCGGCCCGCGCGGTGAAGCCGGGCGGCCTCCTCTTCGCCGCCACCATCAACCGGACCCTGCGCTCCTACGCCCTGGCCATCGTGGGCGCCGAATACGTCCTCGGCTGGCTCCCGAAGGGCACGCATGACTGGGACAAGTTCGTGCGGCCGAACGAACTGTCGGAGGCCGTCACCGCCGGCGGCCTCACCGTGACGGACACCACCGGCGTGGTCTTCAACCCCCTCGACGGATCCTGGCGGGCGAGCCGCGATACGGGCGTGAACTACATGATCTCGGCCGTCCGCCCCGCCTGAACCATCGGCCGGCCGCGCCGTTGAACGGCGTATCCCTGAGGAGAGGCCGTTGCTCGAGAAGATCCCCCACGCCGTGGGTGCCGCCCTGTCCGGCCTGAAGGCTGGGCTCGACCGGACCGCGTACCGCACCGACTTCGCGCAGGTCCCGGAGGGCATCGGCCTCACGAGCCTCGCCTTCGCGGATGGCGGACCGATCCCGGCCCGCTTCACGGCCGACGGGGACGGCGCCTCCCCGCCGCTGGCCTGGACCGGGTTGCCGCCCGGCACCGTGCGGGTGGCCCTCCTGGTGGAGGATGCGGGCAGTCCGACCCCGAACCCGCTGGTCCACCTCATCGCCTGGAACCTCGACCCGGAGGCACCGCTTTCCGAGGGCGCCGCGAGCCAGGCGGGATCCCGCCTCGATCTCGGCAAGAACAGCTTCCTCAAGGCCGGGTGGCTGCCGCCGGATCCACCGACCGGCCATGGACCGCACGCCTACCTGTTCCAGGCCTATGCCCTCGACACGGCGCTGTTCCTCGACGCGCATCCCGGTCGCGGCGCCCTGCTGGAGGCCCTGCGCGGTCACGTCCTGGCCAAGGGCTGCCTCACGGGCACCTACGAGCGTACCTGAACGCACGCCCGCTTGCGTGGGCGGCCGTGCCGGTGCAAGCGGCCCGGGACGATCAGGCGGAGGTTTGGGCATGAAGGCGCTGCTGTGTACCCGGCTCGGGGGACCGGACGATCTCACGATCGCGGAATTGCCCGATCCGGTCGCGGGGCCGGGCGAGGCCATGGTGCGGGTCACCCTCGCGGCGCTGAACTTCTTCGACACGCTGATTATCGCCGGGCGCTACCAGGTGAAGCCGGAGCTGCCGTTCTCCCCCGGGGGCGAGGCCTGCGGGGTGATCGAGGCGCTGGGCGACGGCGTCACCGGCTTCGCGATCGGCGACCGGGTCATCGTCCATCAGACATTCGGGACCTGTCGGGAGCGGATCGCGGTCGGGACCCGGCATCTGACGCCGGTGCCGGAGGGGGTCTCCGACGAACAGGCCGCCGGCCTGACCATCACCTACGGCACGTCCCTGCATGCCCTGCGCGACCGTGCCCGGCTGCAGCCCGGGGAGACCCTGGCGGTGCTGGGAGCGTCCGGCGGGGTCGGTCTCGCGGCGGTGGAACTCGGCGCGATCATGGGAGCCCGCGTCATCGCCTGCGCGTCGTCCGAGGCCAAGCTCGCCGTGGCGCGGGCGCACGGCGCCACGATGGCGGTGGATTACGGCGCCGAGAACCTGCGCGAGGCCCTGCGCCGGCTCACGGAGGGGCAGGGCGTCGACGTGATCTACGATCCGATCGGCGGCGAACATGCCGAACAGGCTCTGCGTTCGCTCGGCTGGAAGGGCCGCTACCTCGTCATCGGCTTCGCGGCGGGCGACATCCCCCGCATCCCGCTCAACCTCGCCCTTCTCAAGGGCATCGACATCCAGGGTGTCCACTGGGGTGTCTTCGTGGAGCGCGAGCCGGACGCGCACCGGGCCAACCAGGAGCAGCTTCTCGCCTGGGTGGCGGAGGGGCGCCTCACGGCGAAGGTCCACGGGGTCCATCCGCTGACCGATTACGCGGAGGCGCTCGGCATCCTCAAGCGGCGCGAGGCGGTCGGCAAGGTCCTGCTGCGGCCGTGAGCGCGTGCCCTGCTCCCATGCGGGGAGGGGGCAGAGTGCGGGTTTCGTCTCCTTCGGGAGACGATGGACTGTGCAGATGTTCCGGAGATGGACCACACCTCACTACGCTCCCTCTCCTTCCGGGAGAGGGAGCGTAGTGAGGTGCGTGATCTCTCCGGAGAGAGACACCACCCCGCCCGAGAGGTGATCGACCGAACGCCGGATCAGAGCAGGCCCTGCGCCTTGGCGAGCGCCACGAGGTCGTGCTGCGGCCGGGCGCCGATATGCTGGATGACCTCCGCCGCCGCCAGGGCGCCGAGACGGGCGCTGGCGAGGGGGTCGAGCCCGCGGGCGTGCCCGGCGAGGAAGCCCGCCGCGAAGAGGTCGCCCGCGCCGGTCGTGTCGACCACCTCGTGCACGGGCGAGGCCGGCACCGACTGCACCGCGCCGCCCTGGATCACCAGCGCGCCCTCGGCCGAGCGCGTCACCAGGCCGAGCAGGTCCTTGCGGAGCGCCGCGCCCTCGTCGCGCAGGGCCTTGATCGCGGCCTCGGCATCGTCGGTCTCGTAGAGGCTCTGCAACTCGGCCATGTTGGCGAACAGGATGTCGATGCTGCCGTCGCGAATCAGGCCCAGGAACTCGTCGCGGTAGCGGCCGACGCAGAAGGCATCCGAGAGGGTCAGGGCGGCCGCGTTGCCGGCCTCGTGCGCGAGGGTCACGGCCTTGCGGAAGGCGTCCTTGGCGGCCGGCGGATCCCAGAGGTAGCCCTCGAGGTAGACCACGCGGGCGGAGGCCACGGTGGCCGCGTCGACATCGGCCGGGGACAGGCCCTGGCAGGCCCCGAGATAGGTGTTCATGGTGCGCTCGCCGTCCGGCGTCACCAGGATGAAGCAGCGAGCGGTGGCCGGCCCGTCGCTGGCGGACGCCACGGGGAAGCGCACGCCGGTGGCTTTGAGATCGTGGGCGAAGAGGCCGCCGAGCTCGTCGTCGCGGACCTTGCCGACGAAGCCGGTCCGGGCGCCGAGCATCGCCGCCCCCACCGCCGTGTTGGCCCCCGAGCCGCCCGACACGATGGTGGCCGGACCCATGGCGGAGAACAGCGACTCGGCCCGTGCCTCGTCGATCAGCTGCATCGCGCCCTTCGGCACGCCCTGCGCGGCGAGGAAATCCTCCTCGGTGCGGGCAATGAGATCCACGATGGCATTGCCGAGGACGAGCAGGTCGAGGGATTCGGGCATCGGGCCATCCAGTCCGGAGTTGTCGTAACGACTCCGGCCTGTGGCACCGCGCCCGGGACGGGTCAAGCTGACGGGGAGGGGGCGTTCAGGCGTTCGGGAAACGGGCCGAGGGGTCGAGGCGCAGGCCGGGCGGGTCGACGCCGCTACTGCAGCGCCTTGACCTCGCATTGCGCATAGTCGCCGCTCGCCTTCACGTAAGCGTTCAGCGCCTTGATATAGGCCTCGGCCAGGGGACGGAACGCGGCCACCTCGGCGTTGTAGGCCTTGATGGCGTCGTTGTAGCTGTAGGCTTCCCAGCCCGGACAGCCGCCCTTCGCATCGAGGCAGGCGGGCTTGGCCGGGAGCGGCGGCTTCGCCGGCCGCGCCGTCGCGGGCGGCGGCTCCGGCCGGGTGCAGGCGGCCATGGCGGCGCCGATCGTCAGCAGGGCGCCGAGGGCCGCGAGCGCGCCCCGCACGATCCATAATCTCACGCGGGACTCCTCCTCGCTGCTCATGCCGCCGGTGTCATGCGCGCGGGCGGCCCCGGGTGGCAATGGGGTCGCGTGGCGAATCAGGGCGTCGCGACCGGGGCAGCCACCGGATTACGGCGCGGCGCAGGCTTGGCCCCGCCCCCATCCATCCCCGTCCGAACCGCGTTCAGCACGGGCACGCACAGGCCGAGCGCCAGGACCCACCAGGCCGGGCGGATCGTGTCCGGGACGTCGAGGTTGGCCGCCAGCACGAGGCTGGCCGGCACGCCGCTGGCGACGCCGTACCAGGCCGCTTCCAGCAGGGCGGTGAGGAGGGCCGCGAGCACGGCCAGAGCGAGGAGGGTCCAGGGATTGGTGGGCCAACGCAGGCGCTGCAGGCCGCGATGGCCCATCAGCAGCAGGAACGCGCCGGTCCAGAAGACCGGGTCGGACACGTCGATCTTGGCCTGGAGATAATAGTGGATCAGCCCGAGCACGGCGATGGCGTAGACCGTCTTGTGCAAGCGGGGCCAGGCCTTGCCGAGGCGCCGGATCATGCCGTCGGTCGAGGTCGCGCCGAGCACGACGAGGCCGAAGAGCGCCACGAATCCGATGGTGAGATAGAAGCGCGTCGCGATCTCGGAAACGACCTTCGTCAGCACGAAGTTCTGATCGACCACGTAGAGCATCAGGTGGATCAGCGCGTAGGCGAGCACGGTGAGCCCGAGCATGCGCCGCACCAGGATGAGCTTGGGCGCGTTCGCGATCCGGCGCAGCGGCGTCACCGCCAGGGACAGCAGGAGGAAGCGCACCGCCCATTCCCCCGTGCCGTGCAGGAGCGCCGTGATCGGCTTGGCCCCCAGCGCATCGGCCGCATAGGCGCCCGCGAGCCAGAGGCCCGGCGCCAGGGCGAACAGGAAGGTGGCGAGCTTCAGGCCCGAGACGCGACCGGCGCGGTCGCGCCAGGGTGCGGAGAAGGCGGGTTGGGTGGGCATGGCGATCCGGTGGTGCTGACCTGTCCGCTAACAGATGGGGATGACGGGCAGCCGGTAGGGTGGCGCGGCGTCGCAGGCGATGCGCTACGGGATACACGATTCCGCGAGGACGTCGCCGGTCACTCGCCGTGCACAGGCGCGACGCTGTCCGGAACGTCGGCCGATGCGGCAGGGGTCGCGGATTGCTATAGACGGGCGCCACCCATGCCCCCACCGCGAAGCATCCCGATGGCCCGACCCATATCCGACGACAGCCTCGACGCCCTGACTCCGGACCTGGCCCGGGTCGAGCACGAGGACCTTTCCGCACGGATCGCGGAGGCCGACCGGCTCTATCACCAGGAGGACGCGCCCGAGATCACCGACGCCGAGTACGACGCCCTGCGCCGGCGCCTGGAGACCATCGAGGCGCGCTTTCCCGATCTCGCGGGGACGGGGGCGGCCAGCGCGTCGGTGGGTGCCAAGCCGTCCGAGAAATTCGCCAAGGTTCGGCATCCCGTGCCGATGCTCTCCCTCGGCAACGCCTTCGCGGACGAGGAGGTCGCCGAGTTCGTCGCCCGCGTGCGGCGCTTCCTGAACTGGCCCGAGGCGGAGGCCCTGGCCTTCACCGCCGAGCCGAAGATCGACGGTCTCTCCCTGGCCCTGCGCTACGAGGACGGGCGCCTCGTCACCGCCGCGACCCGGGGCGACGGCGAGGTCGGCGAGGACGTGACCGCCAATGCCCGCACGGTCTCCGACATCCCGCAGGTGCTCGCCGGGGACGACGTGCCGCCGATCTGCGAGGTGCGCGGCGAGGTCTATCTCTCGCACGCGGATTTCGCCGCGATCAACGCGCGCCAGGAGGCCGCCGGCAAACCGCTCTTTGCCAATCCGCGCAACGCGGCGGCGGGGTCGCTGCGTCAGCTCGACCCCGAGATCACGCGTTCGCGCCCGCTGAAGTTCTTCGCCTATGCCTGGGGAGAGGTGGTGCCCGCCTTCGAGGGCACCCAGCACGGGGTGCTGGCGCGCTTCGCGTCCTGGGGCCTGCCGGTCAACGACCGGACGCGGCTCTGCGCCGATGCGGCGGCCATGGTCGCGCATTACCGCAGCATCGAGGCCGAGCGCGCCGACCTCGGCTACGACATCGACGGCGTGGTCTACAAGGTGGACGACCTCGCGCTCCAGCGCCGCCTCGGCTTCGTCTCGCGCTCGCCGCGCTGGGCGCTGGCCCACAAGTTCGCCGCGCAGAAGGCGCTGACGGTGGTGGAGGACATCGAGATCAATGTCGGGCGCACGGGCTCGCTGAACCCCCTGGCCAAGCTCCGGCCGGTGACGGTGGGCGGCGTCGTGGTCTCGAACGCCACCCTGCACAACGAGGGCTACGTCCAGGGCGTGGGCGCCGACGGCGAGCCCATCCGCGACGGGCGCGACATCCGGATCGGCGATACCGTCGTGGTCCAGCGGGCCGGCGACGTGATCCCGAAGGTGATGGACGTGGTGCTCGACAAGCGCCCGGCGGACTCGAAGCCCTTCGCCTTCCCGACCGAATGCCCCGCCTGCAACAGCCGGGCGGTCCGCGAGATCAACCCGCGCACGGGCAAGCCCGACGCCGTGCGCCGCTGCACCGGCGGCCTGATCTGCCCCGCCCAGGGGGTGGAGCGGCTGAAGCACTTCGTCTCGCGCAACGGCTTCGACCTGGAGGGCTTCGGCCAGACCTACATCGAGGTGCTGTTCGAGGCCGGGCTGGTGCGCCAGCCCGCCGACCTGTTCCGCCTCGACTTCGAACCCCTGAAGGCCGCCATCGTGGCCCGCCGCGAGGCGCTCTCCGCCGAGCGCCGGGCCGAGGGCGCGCCCGCGCCGAAGAAGCCGGCCAAGAAGAAGGGCGACGACGAGGACAAGGCGATCAAGAACCTCCTCGCCTCCGTGGAGGAGCGCCGGACCCTGCCGCTCAACCGTTTCCTCTTCGCCCTCGGCATCCCGGATATCGGCGAATCGACGGCCAAGGCCCTGGCCAAGCGCTTCCCCGACATGGCCGCCCTGATGGAGGGCGTCGACGCCGCGCGCCGCGATCAGGCCGGGCCGGACTGGCTCGCCTTCTCCTCCCTGCCGCGCATCGGCCCCACCACCCGCGACCGCCTGCTGGAGTTCGGCTACCCGCGCGAGGCGGGGGAGGCGGATGCCGGCGAGGGCGAGGGCGAGGACGCGGAGGCGCAGCCGCAAGGGCGGGTCCGGCTCTCGGCGCCGCAGCGCGCGAGCCTGCTCGCCCATTTCGGGGATGCGGAGGCCGTCGCGGCGGGCATCGCGCGGGCGGCGGCGGAGCGCCCCGGCGATGCCTACCGGCACTTCGCCGATGACGGCGAGATCGGCCCGGTGGCGACGGATTCGCTGATCGCCTTCTTCTCCGAGCCGCACAACGACGCGGCCGTACGCGCCCTCCTGGCGGAGGTGCGCACCGAGCCCATGGCCGCGCCCGCCCGCGCGACGGCCTTCGCGGGCAAGACGGTGGTGTTCACCGGCACCCTCGAGCGTATGACCCGTTCCGAGGCCAAGGCCACGGCCGAGCGTCTGGGCGCGAAGGTCTCGGGCTCGGTCTCCGCCAAGACCGACCTCGTGGTGGCCGGACCCGGCGCGGGCTCCAAGCTGAAGGATGCCGAGAAGCACGGGGTCGAGGTGATCAGCGAGGAGGCATGGCTCGCGCGCGTCGCCGACGCTTGAGCGCGGATTCGGCCGGGACTAGACTCGGGGCGGCCGTCGTCCGGCCAGGGCAGGGCCGCTCCCGAACACCATGACCGTCATCGCCATCGATTTCGAGACCGCCAACGAGCGGCGCGACAGCGCCTGCGCCGTGGGCCTCGCCTGGATCGCCGACGGGGCCGTGGTCCGGCGGGAATCGCGCCTGATCCGGCCGCCGGAGCTGCGCTTCTCGCCCGGCAACATCCGGGTCCACGGCATCGTGCCGGCCGACGTGCGCAATAGGCCCACCTTCCCGGAGGTGATGGCCGAGTTCCTGCCCGACCTCGCGACAAGTCTGATCCTGGCCCACAATGCGGGCTTCGACATGGGGGTGCTGCGCGCCTCCCTCGGCGCCCACGGCGTGATCCCGCCGGCCTTCTCGTACCTCTGCACCCTCCAGATCGCCCGGCGGGTGTTCCCGGCGGAGGAAGGCTGCGGCCTGAACAAGGTCGCGGCACGCCTCGGCATCCGCTTCGAACACCACGACGCGGGCGAGGACGCCTATGCCTGCGCGGAGATCGCCCTGGCCGCCGCCCGGCAGACGGGCGCGCCGAGCATCCCGGCCCTGTCGCGGGCGATCCGCCTGCCGATCACCACGCTTCCGGCCGGACCGGACGTCGCGGCGCGTCTGCAGAGCCGGCCCGGTTCGCTCACCGAGCGCGCCCGACGGGCGGCGGGGGACTTCCCGGCAACGCCGCCCGGCCTGCATTTCGCCGTGCGGGGCAGCAGCGGCAACCGCTACGCCGTGACCTTGGAGGATCGCAGCCAGGGGCCGCACCTGCGCTGCACCTGCATGGCGGGGCGCTACGGCACCCTGTGCCGGCACGTGAAGTCACTGCTGGCCGGGGACATCACCGACCTGCTGTCCGGCAACCACGCCGACGTCGAGGTGCTGCGGGTTCGCATGACGCCGACCCGGGTGGGGTGAGGCCCAAACCTCAACCCCAACCTCTGGTGCGAAAGCCTTACTCCGCCGCTGCCAGCGTCAGGCCCGGCACCGTGATGCCGATGTCGCGCAGGAGTTCGGCGTCCGCATCGGTCTCGTTGTTGGCCGTGGTCAGCAGGCGCTCCCCGTAGAAGATCGAGTTGGCGCCGGCGAGGAAGCAGAGGATCTGCGCCTCGCGGGTCAGGCCCGAACGGCCGGCGCTCAGGCGCACGCGGGCGCGGGGCATCACGATGCGGGCCGTGGCGCACATGCGCACGAGGTCCAGGGGATCGACCGCCGGGCGGTCTTCCAGGGGCGTGCCCTCGACGGCGACGAGGGCGTTGATCGGCACGCTCTCCGGGTGCGGCGCGTGGTTGGCGAGCACCTGGAGCATCCCGGCCCGGTCCTTCACGCCCTCGCCCATCCCGACGATGCCGCCGCAGCAGACGCCGATGCCGGCGTCGCGCACGTTCTGCAAGGTGTTCAGACGGTCGTCGTAGGTCCGGGTCGAGATGATGTCCCCGTAGAAGTCCGGCCCGGTGTCGAGATTGTGATTGTAGGAGGTGAGCCCGGCCTCCGCGAGGCGGCCGGCCTGGCTCGGCGTCAGCATGCCGAGCGTCACGCAGGCCTCCATCCCCAGGCCGCGCACCCCGCGCACCATCGCCAGCACGGCGTCGAATTCGGGGCCGTCCTTCGGCTGTCGCCAGGCCGCGCCCATGCAGAAGCGGTGGGCCCCGTTGGCCTTGGCGGCCGCCGCCTCGCGCAGCACCGCATCCACCGGCATCAGGCGCTCACGGGCCATGCCGGTGCCCTTGTGGTGGGCCGATTGCGGACAATAGGCGCAATCCTCGGGGCATCCGCCGGTCTTGATCGACAGCAGGCTGGCGCGCTGGATGTCGGCCGGGTCGTTGTGGGCGCGATGCACCTGCGCGGCCCGGAACACGAGGTCGAGGAGCGGCAGGTCGTGGATCGCCTGGATCTCCGCCACCGACCAGTCATGCCGGATGGCGGAGGTTCCGAGTGCGGAGGTTCCAGGTACGGTGACGGGGGCGAGGGTCTCGATCATGGCTCCATGAGGCGAATCCCGGCCGGAAAATCAAGCCGGACGCGCTTCAGTTCGTCGGCTCGCCCGCCGCGACCTTGGCGGTCCAGTCGTCGAAGGCGACGATCTCCTGGCGTTGTTCCCCCAGGCCGGTGATGCCCAGGGTGACGACATCGCCGCTCCGCAGGAAGCGCGGCGGCTTCTTCGCCATGCCGACGCCGGGTGGCGTGCCGGTGATGATGACGTCGCCGGGCTCCAGCATCATGAAGTGCGAGACGTAGGCCACGAGCTGCGCGGCATCGAAGATCATGGTGGACGTCGACCCGGTCTGCATGCGGGTGCCGTTCACGTCGAGCCAGAGGTCGAGGGCCTTGAGGTCGCCGACCTCGTCGAGGGTGACGAGCCAGGGACCGAGCGGTCCGAAGGTCGGGCAGCCCTTGCCCTTGGTCCAGGTGCCGCCGCGCTCCATCTGGAATTCGCGCTCGGAGACGTCGTTGCAGATGCAGGCGCCCGCCACGTAGGACAGGGCCTCGTTGGCATGGACGTAGGAGGCGCGGGCGCCGATCACCAGCGCCAGTTCGACCTCCCAATCGGTCTTGGCCGAACCCTTGGGCAGAATCACGCGGTCGTTCGCGCCCCCGAGGCAGGACGGCGCCTTGTTGAAGACGATGGGTTCCGCCGGGATGTCGGCGCCGATCTCGGCGGCGTGGTCCGTGTAGTTCAGGCCGATCGCCACGACGTTGCGGGTGCCGCCGACGCAGGGGCCGAGGCGTGTCCCGGCGGG
It encodes:
- the ubiG gene encoding bifunctional 2-polyprenyl-6-hydroxyphenol methylase/3-demethylubiquinol 3-O-methyltransferase UbiG; protein product: MTGPTGASIDRDEVARFEAIAATWWDEAGPMRVLHRFNPVRLAYVRDTACRHFGRDPRRPLALEGLTLVDIGCGGGVLSEPLARLGARVTGLDPAPTNVKVAQAHADAEGVPVDYRARTIEDVVAGGERFDIVLAMEVVEHVVDMPAFVAQAARAVKPGGLLFAATINRTLRSYALAIVGAEYVLGWLPKGTHDWDKFVRPNELSEAVTAGGLTVTDTTGVVFNPLDGSWRASRDTGVNYMISAVRPA
- a CDS encoding YbhB/YbcL family Raf kinase inhibitor-like protein — its product is MLEKIPHAVGAALSGLKAGLDRTAYRTDFAQVPEGIGLTSLAFADGGPIPARFTADGDGASPPLAWTGLPPGTVRVALLVEDAGSPTPNPLVHLIAWNLDPEAPLSEGAASQAGSRLDLGKNSFLKAGWLPPDPPTGHGPHAYLFQAYALDTALFLDAHPGRGALLEALRGHVLAKGCLTGTYERT
- a CDS encoding NADPH:quinone oxidoreductase family protein; this translates as MKALLCTRLGGPDDLTIAELPDPVAGPGEAMVRVTLAALNFFDTLIIAGRYQVKPELPFSPGGEACGVIEALGDGVTGFAIGDRVIVHQTFGTCRERIAVGTRHLTPVPEGVSDEQAAGLTITYGTSLHALRDRARLQPGETLAVLGASGGVGLAAVELGAIMGARVIACASSEAKLAVARAHGATMAVDYGAENLREALRRLTEGQGVDVIYDPIGGEHAEQALRSLGWKGRYLVIGFAAGDIPRIPLNLALLKGIDIQGVHWGVFVEREPDAHRANQEQLLAWVAEGRLTAKVHGVHPLTDYAEALGILKRREAVGKVLLRP
- a CDS encoding adenosine kinase, translated to MPESLDLLVLGNAIVDLIARTEEDFLAAQGVPKGAMQLIDEARAESLFSAMGPATIVSGGSGANTAVGAAMLGARTGFVGKVRDDELGGLFAHDLKATGVRFPVASASDGPATARCFILVTPDGERTMNTYLGACQGLSPADVDAATVASARVVYLEGYLWDPPAAKDAFRKAVTLAHEAGNAAALTLSDAFCVGRYRDEFLGLIRDGSIDILFANMAELQSLYETDDAEAAIKALRDEGAALRKDLLGLVTRSAEGALVIQGGAVQSVPASPVHEVVDTTGAGDLFAAGFLAGHARGLDPLASARLGALAAAEVIQHIGARPQHDLVALAKAQGLL
- a CDS encoding protein-methionine-sulfoxide reductase heme-binding subunit MsrQ codes for the protein MPTQPAFSAPWRDRAGRVSGLKLATFLFALAPGLWLAGAYAADALGAKPITALLHGTGEWAVRFLLLSLAVTPLRRIANAPKLILVRRMLGLTVLAYALIHLMLYVVDQNFVLTKVVSEIATRFYLTIGFVALFGLVVLGATSTDGMIRRLGKAWPRLHKTVYAIAVLGLIHYYLQAKIDVSDPVFWTGAFLLLMGHRGLQRLRWPTNPWTLLALAVLAALLTALLEAAWYGVASGVPASLVLAANLDVPDTIRPAWWVLALGLCVPVLNAVRTGMDGGGAKPAPRRNPVAAPVATP
- the ligA gene encoding NAD-dependent DNA ligase LigA gives rise to the protein MARPISDDSLDALTPDLARVEHEDLSARIAEADRLYHQEDAPEITDAEYDALRRRLETIEARFPDLAGTGAASASVGAKPSEKFAKVRHPVPMLSLGNAFADEEVAEFVARVRRFLNWPEAEALAFTAEPKIDGLSLALRYEDGRLVTAATRGDGEVGEDVTANARTVSDIPQVLAGDDVPPICEVRGEVYLSHADFAAINARQEAAGKPLFANPRNAAAGSLRQLDPEITRSRPLKFFAYAWGEVVPAFEGTQHGVLARFASWGLPVNDRTRLCADAAAMVAHYRSIEAERADLGYDIDGVVYKVDDLALQRRLGFVSRSPRWALAHKFAAQKALTVVEDIEINVGRTGSLNPLAKLRPVTVGGVVVSNATLHNEGYVQGVGADGEPIRDGRDIRIGDTVVVQRAGDVIPKVMDVVLDKRPADSKPFAFPTECPACNSRAVREINPRTGKPDAVRRCTGGLICPAQGVERLKHFVSRNGFDLEGFGQTYIEVLFEAGLVRQPADLFRLDFEPLKAAIVARREALSAERRAEGAPAPKKPAKKKGDDEDKAIKNLLASVEERRTLPLNRFLFALGIPDIGESTAKALAKRFPDMAALMEGVDAARRDQAGPDWLAFSSLPRIGPTTRDRLLEFGYPREAGEADAGEGEGEDAEAQPQGRVRLSAPQRASLLAHFGDAEAVAAGIARAAAERPGDAYRHFADDGEIGPVATDSLIAFFSEPHNDAAVRALLAEVRTEPMAAPARATAFAGKTVVFTGTLERMTRSEAKATAERLGAKVSGSVSAKTDLVVAGPGAGSKLKDAEKHGVEVISEEAWLARVADA
- a CDS encoding 3'-5' exonuclease, with translation MTVIAIDFETANERRDSACAVGLAWIADGAVVRRESRLIRPPELRFSPGNIRVHGIVPADVRNRPTFPEVMAEFLPDLATSLILAHNAGFDMGVLRASLGAHGVIPPAFSYLCTLQIARRVFPAEEGCGLNKVAARLGIRFEHHDAGEDAYACAEIALAAARQTGAPSIPALSRAIRLPITTLPAGPDVAARLQSRPGSLTERARRAAGDFPATPPGLHFAVRGSSGNRYAVTLEDRSQGPHLRCTCMAGRYGTLCRHVKSLLAGDITDLLSGNHADVEVLRVRMTPTRVG
- the bioB gene encoding biotin synthase BioB, with protein sequence MIETLAPVTVPGTSALGTSAIRHDWSVAEIQAIHDLPLLDLVFRAAQVHRAHNDPADIQRASLLSIKTGGCPEDCAYCPQSAHHKGTGMARERLMPVDAVLREAAAAKANGAHRFCMGAAWRQPKDGPEFDAVLAMVRGVRGLGMEACVTLGMLTPSQAGRLAEAGLTSYNHNLDTGPDFYGDIISTRTYDDRLNTLQNVRDAGIGVCCGGIVGMGEGVKDRAGMLQVLANHAPHPESVPINALVAVEGTPLEDRPAVDPLDLVRMCATARIVMPRARVRLSAGRSGLTREAQILCFLAGANSIFYGERLLTTANNETDADAELLRDIGITVPGLTLAAAE
- a CDS encoding fumarylacetoacetate hydrolase family protein, with protein sequence MKLVRHGTSGDEKPGLIDADGGLRDLSAHVRDIAGPALSRETLDRLRLIDPASLPLLPAGTRLGPCVGGTRNVVAIGLNYTDHAAEIGADIPAEPIVFNKAPSCLGGANDRVILPKGSAKTDWEVELALVIGARASYVHANEALSYVAGACICNDVSEREFQMERGGTWTKGKGCPTFGPLGPWLVTLDEVGDLKALDLWLDVNGTRMQTGSTSTMIFDAAQLVAYVSHFMMLEPGDVIITGTPPGVGMAKKPPRFLRSGDVVTLGITGLGEQRQEIVAFDDWTAKVAAGEPTN